The Fulvia fulva chromosome 1, complete sequence region GGTCGACCTAAGGTACTGGCCGCTCCAAGCACGCCTGAGACTGTCGGTGACTTCTACTATGCCTCTTGCTATACAGAAGGTGCGAACAATGCCCGTGCCTTGACTGGCAAGAGCACTCAAGGCAACTTCATGACTTTGGACTACTGCGCCAACTTCTGCTCGGGCTATCGTTATTTCGGTGCTGAGTACGGCAGGGAATGCTATTGTGGCAACGGCTTCTCGAACAGTCCCAACCGAACAGCGGACAACGACTGCAGTTATCTCTGTGCTAACGATTCGACACAGTTCTGCGGCGCCGGTAACAGACTGACTGTCTATCAGAACCCAAGCTGGGTCGCACCGAGCAGTGTATCGACGACCACAGCAGCCACAGCCACCAGTCCCGGCTCGCCACAAAGCACGGGTGTCTCGTGTCCAGCATCGAACAACGCTATTGTCACCTCCGGCGGCAAGAATTTCACGACCGAGTGTGGCGTCGATCATTATGCCGGCGATCTTACAAGTCTCAACGTCAACAGCTTCCAGCATTGTATCGATGCATGTGCTCAGAACAGCCAATGCGTCGACGTCAGCTTGTATGGCACAGCTTGCTATATGAAGAGCAATGTTGGAGCAGCTATAGCCAATGATCAGATTTGGGGCGCCAAACTGCAGGTTTCCGGCTCTACATCATCGGCATCAACAACAATCGGCAGCTCCACGACTTCTACTACTGCTTCTGCTTCGAACACAGCTGTTGTATGTCCCGCTGCCGATAACACCACAATCGTGTCTAACGGCGCTTCCTTCTTGGTTGAATGCGGCATCGATCGTGCCGGTGGGGACATGAAATCACTAGGAGTGAGCAGCTTCCAACAGTGCATCGATGCGTGTGCTACGACCCCTGGCTGCGTCGACGTGTCACTCTCTGGTTCGGCCTGTTATCTCAAGTCGACCCTTGCAGCAGCGGTAAACAATGGAGGCATTTGGGGCGCCAAATTGGTGACCACTTCGACATCCTCCAGCACGTCAGGCTCTGCAAGCTCAAGCAGCACCTCCAGTACTACCGGATCAGGGGTGACATCAAGCAGTGTCTCCCCGCCGTCCTCATCAGCAACTCCCGTTACTTGTCCCAGCTCCGACGGCACGACTGTGACGTCAAATGGTGTGTCGTTCTTGGTAGAGTGCGGTATTGACCACGCTGGCGGTGATATGAAGTCGCTTGGTGTCAGCAGCTTCCGGCAGTGTATCGATGCTTGCGCGACTACTCCAGGATGCGTTGACGTGGCGCTGTCCGGCTCTGCGTGCTACCTCAAGTCCCAGCTCGGCGCTGCTGTCAACAATGGCGTATGGGGTGCCAAAGTGGTCACCGCTCCCACATCATCTTCGTCTGGCTCGGTTTCTTCAACGTCTTCGTCAACTTCCACTAGCACAGCTAGCTCATCCACTACCACCTCGTCCGAGGCTTCATCTGACAGCGCTACATCCAGCAGCACCGCGACACAGCCATCGGCCACCTCTTCAAGCACCGCAAGCACTTTTTCGACAATCACCACTACGAGCTCATCAATAACTTCCACAAGCTCAATTCAGACCTCGACATCAACATCTCAAGCACAAGCTTTGCCTTCGGGATTTGTTTCAGTTGGTTGCTTCGTTGACAGCAACGTTCGTGTTCTGCCAAAGTCAAGGGGCTCGTCCAACGCGCAAACACCACAGCAATGTGCGATGGACTGCCAAGCTCAGGGATACAAGTACAGTGGTACTGAATGGAGTCAAGAGTGCTGGTGTGGTAACGCCGCCCCTAAATCTTCCGTGGCTGCGCCATGGTCGGACTGCAATATGGCTTGCAAGGGCGACAAGACGCAAAAGTGCGGCGATAGCAATAGGATCAGTGTGGTTCAGGACACGACATGGCAGCAGACTTTCTTCGCACGCCAATCGTACAACACCTGGAACCTCATGTCGTGCTATGTCGACAGTGGCTCTTCCCGGACTCTGAGCAGGGGAGTTAGCCTGAGTGCCTTTGGCGGCGCAAGCAACGCGACCATCTCGAACTGCCTGGACGCCTGCGCTGCCAGTGGCTATACCTATTGCGGTGAAGAATACTACTCCGAGTGCTACGGAAGCATGACTGCACCCACGGCCAATGTGGCCGCTGGCGATGACCCACTGTCAGCTGGATGCAACTATCCTTGCAACGGCAACAAGACGGAGGCTTGTGGTGGCAGCAACCGCATACTGGTGTATATCAACAATGGCACATCAGCATAAGCATGCATCAAGACTGCCCTTGACTGGAGTTTGGATTTCTTGTACGAATGATGTTAGCGAAGGCGTTGGAAGAAGGCGATTGGAATCTAGACATAGACACAGCAAGCTATATAGTGTTCACGTACTCACGACTATGACTTTTGGAGTTCATGGGGCGACGTATATCATGAACAACGACTTCACGATTCACTTGACCGTAAGAAATTGATCGACCGATCTTGAGCCGACTCTTGCCACAGGCCGTGCTCGGCACAACGGTCCGAACGAAGTGGGGGGGGGGTTTCCTACAATACAGTTTCCTTCGCGGTCAGCTTTCTGACTCAAACACAGCAGCATTGGACGTGAAGACTCCTCACCGAGTCACGCGGCACCAGTCACACTCAACAAAAGATGGCAAACTCGCGCGACACTCGCTTGATTGCATAAAAGATTCGGCAAATGGGATACGTACCGCAGAACAACTTTTCTTCACGCATAAACCACTTTCACGTGACGCCGAACTCACTCAGGCATATCCCAACCGCAGTGCGACCCTCTTTCCCCAACATCTCAGGTATCGATGCCATCAATGGCTTAACGTAAATTGATGCTGCTGGTCAGAAGCGGCTCAAATGCTTCATCTCGGTGCATTATCTGACATAGGCTCTCCCGCCGCACGCAACGGCTTGATGCGACATCGCTATTCTACCGAATGCAACCGAAACATTTCTGGGCCTCGGGGGCAAAAGGACGGCAAGATACATCTCCAGCATGTGCCAGAGCGACCACATGCCGGTACGGCTTTCAACTCATGCCCGTGGAGCGTGGAAAAACTGGACCTCAACACCGACGTAGTGCCTGTTGTGCAGCCCGGTTTTGCAACTTCTTAGACTGCCACCGGACTTGGTGGAGGCACATCGCGGTGCTCTCATCGTGGCCTTTGCACCGTGTTTCATGTCTCCCGCGAGTCTGGTTCAATGGTTGGATCGACGGCTAGGACATGTGCTCGTGCAGAGAGTCGAGCATTAGTCGTGCGGAGCAGCAGAACTAATGGGCCGACTGTGGTAACAACGCCGTGGATAGGATGTGGTTGGTCTCCTGTTGCATTTCATGAGTCGTTCATCATTCTATGCTCTCGAGCAGTACATGCTATGAAAACGACCGCTTTGGCGTCATCTGATCCTGTGAAGACAGCTTCGTTATGCCGGGCAACTTGCAGAGCATCCCTGCGTCGGTCACTCACTCGCCCTCATTGTAGTAGCAGCCGGCATTGTACGGACGCACTATCTGGAGCAACTTGGGACACATTACGATATCACCTGGCTAGGATTCGACGTATTCGTCTGGTCACAGCTCGAGGTCCAGCTTGCACTCATCTGCGCGTCCGCTCCCGCTCTGCGAGTCTTCTTTCGCCGATATCTCAGCCATCCCATCTCGCGAGCCATGAATAGTGTCCGCTCAACCTCAAACAAAGACACTCATCGAGATATAAAGACTCCAGAAGGCCTTGGGATCGTCAACGTGCGAAGGAAATCTACATCGGTCCAAGAATTGACTGCAGATGACAAGGTCATCACGAAACGGGTTGACATTTTCTCAAGTGTCGGACAGAGGTTCTGATGTTGAGTCACCGATATCGTGGCTTGATAGTCCAGCGCAAGTGACATCGGCAGAAGACTATGAGAGCTTCATGCTGGACAACTTGCGGAGGCAGAGGACATCTGAGCCCTACACGGAATGGCGGCAGTCAGGCGGGTGAAGGAGGTGCGGCATGGACGTTGGGACGATGTACGATCACGAGGAGACGATAAAAGAACGATGGCAGAGATACCAGACTGTGCATTGAAGCAGAAACTTCCACCTAAGTAGAAACGGCCCGATAACTGGTTGTAAATGCTTTCGACAAAGACACCAATACCGAGACTGCGGGATGCGTGAAGAGTCCCAAACCTTGATGGCCAGATGTATCTCTGTTCCTGCATGAGATCGAAAGCTAAGCCACGTGGGAGTGGGATAGTTGAACTGCAGCCACGAACTCTGTTCAACGCTCGTGGGAAGCCCATGCGTTGGATGACTCTGCCTGAGGCCCAAACACAAAGCTATCAATCGTGCGTGACATATCGAAGGCCGTGTTGATCGCATGCGAACATGTCTCAGACGTACCGAAATAAGTAAAAACTCACAGCAGACAGAACGCCAGCAGCTGAAGTCATGTTATGTCGCAAGGTGGGGTGCTGCGGGGGTCAAGTGTCGTCGGATGTGTCATGAGGGTAGCATCATGATAACGTTGCCCAGAATCACATGAAGAAGCCGCCTTGCTTCTGCTGAGCTTGCTGCAGCTCCAGGAACGTCGTCTCATCGTGGCCTGGAATGACCTTGCCACGCGTCAGGCGTTCGATGTGCTTCAGGCGTTGAGTACTGCGGAACCTGTCGATTGCCGCGAGTAAGTGTCGTCCAAGTGAGAATGTTAGTCATCGTTATGGCGTTATACTCACCAAGCAGGATGGTCTCGAGCAAGCCAGCCTTGCGGTATTCCGTCTCTCCAATTCTCAATGACGTGGCAATGATCACTGATGAACAAGAAAGTCCCGCTCTCAGGCATGTTGATCTGCATTCCTATGAGCCCATCTGTATGGCCGGGCAGGTGATGAAGAGTGATGCCTTGGCAGAAGTCCATCACCCTTTCATCAAAAGTCTTCCAGTTGCTACAGCATGATCAGTGATTGAGGTCGCAGGACAGCCTGTGGGTCAGCTTACAGGTCCAGTCTCAAGTAGTGCTTCAAATATACCCCGATATCCGCACCGGTAGCGACGGACCAGAAGGCGGACTTGAGTTCCAGGTCATGTACCCAGACTTCGACGTCCTTCCGGTCCAGGAACATGTCTAGGCCGCCGGCATGATCCAAATGCAAATGTCTAATGATGATCTTCTTGATGTCCTCGAGCTTATGGCCAGTAGCCTCAATTGCAGCATCCAGTTCGTGACGCGGCTCGTATTTGACTCGCGTGAAGACGTCGGCGACCTGCGGTCCCCACACAGTCGGGTAGTCTTTGCCACAGCCTGTCTCCCAGAGTATACACCCCTCGACCGGATGGTCAATGAGGATGCAGTACATGGGAAGCTGGCGTCTCTTGTTGACAAACGGGACACCTTTGGTCGATCCGAGCGAGGTATTGCCACCGCGGACGACAAACGCCTCATCGCATTCCAACCAAGCGACTTCCAACACCTAAATCATATCATAGTGGTCAGACACGATATCCAGCTCATCAGCTGAGTGTACAAAGTAGCCAGAACTTCGTCCCTGCCGGACAGACGTTGCTGACATGGTTCGGCACGGCACCATGGTCGAGCTGATCCTGGATTGCTGCGGGAGCCGTCATTGCGACTGGTATGTAAGTTACTGCAGGCGAATAGGGGATACAATCGGACGCGGATGTTGCTGCAGCTTTGTGCTCAGTTCTCGGAGTGAAGTTCCTGGAGAGACGCCTCTTCTTCCGCATTTTTGCCAGCGTCATTTCTACTGTGCAACGATGAGCACTTGCCTGCGGACTCGATTGCACGGCATGGTTTCTGAGGGGAAGGCTGGTTGTTTGCAAGGGTAGACTAGTCTAGCAGTGTGAGGCAGGGTTGCAGATTCGGGACGATGGCAATGCTATGCGGTGCTCCGGTCGATGTCGCTGTTCCTCTGTGAGCACGCGAGCACTTGTCTATGTCGGAGCAGCTCTCTGCGTCGATATGTCGATGCATACATGTATGTAGGGTGTTGCGGCGAAGGAGAGGAAGTGGCCACGGGAGTCCAGTTCCAATCCTTGAAAACGATGCTCCTGACAGCCCTTCTGGAGAACGATCTAGCTGGGCATGTCTTCCATGATCTGGACTGGGTGGACAAGGTTTCAATGCCTTCCCCAGCAACTTATAGGGGAGAGACCACACCCATTGGGCAGGATAGCCCAGGCTACAAGGCTGTATACAAGAAATGGAAGATCAATGATaaaatgtgctgttggcggttgtgaacctccaaaggtaagcgtagcggagtggagctctctaccaacccttctagactgcaaagtagcgtgcgatccacgctaccgctacccgacgtacagtgcttattatacgacgacataggcgttagcaacgagtatatgtttgcgagttcgccaacaggcacagtgcggtaggtcacgtgaccctaaaacttgaaagttgaccaatcagagcgggcaccaaggctagttgagggctggtatagagcttcactccctcgctgacgcctcacctacgtactcgcaAGCTCGTACTCCGGTGTGGCTAGCGCTCGGTTGCTACGCTTAATGAAAGCATTTGGTTGCATCACATCAAGACTTGATCCAAGCATAAGGCCAAACTTTGGTGAGGCAGACAAGTCTGCCAAAGAGCTGCATGATACCATTGCAACAACCTAGAAATCTGTGGTCACAATTGATCTATATGATGCAATAAGGAGTGTCAACAAGCTAAAGCTTGATGAGCTTCGCCCAAACACCCTCAGATACTGTGAATTATTCCAATCCTGGGTACACAACCACAGGATTGCTCTGGATCAGTTCATAGTAACCTCACAGGTGGATGACAAGAAGAAGCTTAAGCCTCTCTTTGATATGCCAGATGGGTACTACAGACTTAACTTTGTGGAGGGACTGAACCATGTTGAATGGCTCAGAACATGGAGGCACAACAATCCTCCAGAAACCACATCCCTGGAGACCATGATCTCCACCCTTAGAAGGGAACAAGTCCTAACATCCATCAGGACTGGACTTGTTAGGGGAGCTTTTGATGATGAGGATCTGTGCACTCAATGCACCCATAAGCACACCAATGCCAATTGCTTTAGGCAGCATCCGGAGAAGAACCCTAGGAGCAAAGGGAAAGACCCTAGGAAGGGGAAAACCCCAAAGCAGAAAGCCTAAGGCTAGAAAGGCAAGGTAAAGGGCAAAGCAGCAGCAGCTGTTGAAGATGATGACCAATCAGAGTCTGACACCCCTCAGAAGCGAGATGCTTTTGATGAAGGGGAGCAATCAGACTTCTGACTACCTCATAGGAGAGCAGGAGCAGCAGTGGCAATGGCAGCAAATGAACTGACCTATAGAAGAGCCGCTGCTGCAGTGCTTAGCCTGCTTATGTCAGACAAAATCTGGGATATAGGCACTTCCTTTCACATCACCAACATGCTGGATGACCTCATCAATATAAGGCGACTGCACAAACCCAAATGCTTCTCCCATGCAGTTGGACGATCCTAGCTGTACATTGAGGGAGACATAGAAATTGTGTTCAAGAACCAATTTGGCCAGAAGCAAACCTTCATGGCCCGCAATGTCCTATACTCCCCAGATGCTGATGCTACATTGATTTCTGCAGAACTTATGTTTAAAGATCATggcatctatatagacagGCCATCAAACACCCTACTCTAGAAAGGCAAGCCAGTAGGCTTGCTCACAATAGTCAAGAATGTGACTGTGCTCAGGAACTTCCGCATTAGGAGAGCTCCAAAGAGCAAAATCAACAGATCAAAACTGAGAGGCCTTGCAGCACTTGCCTTTGCCAAGCCAAGAGCTGACACCGTTAGATGGCACTAAAGACTTGGGCATATTGGCAGTACCTTGCTCAATGCTACGAAGAGTGCAGTAACAGGCCTTGAAGGAATTGATACTACAGAACTTAGACACTACGAGCTATGCAAGTTGTCCAGGTCACAGAGAGTTGTTTCAAGAACTCCTAGACCCTTGGCACTCTATGCCCTTGGTGAAATTCATGCAGATCTAATTGGCCTAATTGAGCCAGTATCCTCACAGAAGTACAAGTACTGTCTGATGCTCACCTGTGCAAAGACAAGGATGAGATGGTGCATACCATTAGAGAAGAAAGATTATGCCCCTGCAGCAATCAAGGCATTCTTAGCCAAGATGTGGAACTTCTATAAGAAGACCCCTAAGATATGGTTCTCTGACCAAGGAGGGGAGTTCAACAACAAGGAACTTGCCAGGGAAGCCCAGGCTGAAGGCATCAGATGGGATTTCTCAGCCCCATACACTCCTGAGCAGAATGGGATTGCAGAAGCTTCTAACAAGGTTGTGGTGAACAAGGCAAGAGCTATGATGATAGACTCTGGCCTCCCACAATTCATATAGCATTTTGCTATGAAGCATTCATGCTACATCACCAACAGACTCTACAACCTTACCACCAAGAAGATCCCAATCCAGGACTTTGAAGAAGACCTTGGGCTGGGGGTTAGGGAGGTTGACCTGAGCAACATCAGGAGGTTTGGGTGCAAGGCATTTAGAAACTTGGACAACAAGCAAGATTCAGCCAAGTTCATGCCCAGAGCAGAGATATGGTGGTATGTTGGATTCCAGGAAGACTCCTCAACCAACTACCTGCTCTGGAGACTAGTCTGGAATGGGAGGATGTGGACAGATGATTCCAAGTTTGGACCCCACTGCACCTTCAATGAAGACTGCCTATTTGGCCATCCATACCCTGCTGCCCAGCAGGTCGCTCAGGGGGAGCCATCTCCAAGAGATCAGAGCTCCCAGCTTGAAGCGATAGATGATGGGAGTGAAAGAGAAGAAGAATCCACCTCCCAAATGGATCCTGAAGACCCCCTAGATGTCCCAGGAGGCCCCTCAGCAAGTCCCATGGAGCCTCACTCTCCCCAAGGGCGCAATCACATGCCCCAACATGCGCCCCAAGCGCGTCACACCTCTCCACAGAATGGACAGGAGACTGAGCAGCCCCAGGGGGAGCTGCAGCAGCATAGTGACCCAGCTGGACAAAATGGTGCATCAACAGAAGACTCCCCAGAGCGCTAAGGGGAGCATGTGACATTCTCACATACGCCAAGAAGCGCTTCCCCCCAGATCCAGGAAACCACTCCTGAAGAAACTGTCTATAGGCAACAAGACCCAGAGGACTCACCTGACGACCCTGACAACCTCATGACCCCATTCCATCCTCAGCCCCATCTTGGCAGAAGAAAGAGAGGTGATATGGTGGAATCAACTGTCATGAAACAAGCAAAGGTCATTCCTAAGGCCACAAGAAGAAGCACCAGAGAGGGCAGAGCCCAGCATGACTACAGAAGACTTGCCAATCAAGGACTTTCTGCAGCAGCTGCAGAATCTGCACCCAAGAAGGAGAAGTCGAAAGACCCAACTTCCCTCACTAATGCCCTCAGCAGGCCTGACAGAGCTGAATAGGTCAGGGCAGTCAGGAAAGAATTCACATCTCTTGAAGACACAGAATGTGTCCAATGGATCCATATGTCCAAGGTCCCAAAGGGAGGGAAGCTTCTCTCTAGGAAATGGGTACTTCATTACAAGTATCTGCCAGATGGAACCATTGAAAAGCGCAGAGCCAGATAGACTGCAAAGGGATTCACCCAAAGACTTAGGATGGACTATGTCAACACATTTGCACCCACCCCAAGGCATGCTACTGGCAGAATCCTCCTGGCCCTGTGCATAGTGCTTGGCTGGAAGAGAAGGCAAATTGATGTGGAAACAGCCTTCATGAACCCCAAGATTGATAGACCTCTCTTCATCAGACCACCTAAAGGAGCTTAGCTGATCAAGAAGAATGCATCAAACCTGGTCCTAGAGATCAAGAAAGGGTTGTATGGATTGAAACAGTCAGCCAACCTCTAATACTATGATGCAAAAGAGACTCTTGAAGCTCTTGGCCTGAAGAGGACAGATTCTGATGCTTGCCTCTTTCAGGGGGAGGACATTCTTGTCCTCCTTTATATGGATGACTTCCAAATCTTTAGCAAATCTGAAAAGAGGATTGACAACCTCATTGCTGGCCTGAAGAAGAAGTACTCCATCAAGACTGTGGACACCAACCTCTTCCTTGGCATGTATCTGAAGCTGAACAAGAAGGGAGACCTTCTCATCTCCCAGAAGCATTATGCTTTGGAGAAGCTCCAGAAGCATGGCCTTGACCAAGCCAAAAGTGTCAAGTATCCCCTTGACCGCCTGTATAAGAAGCATACCTCATAATGCTCCATCTAGGACTACAATCTGTTCAACACAATGATTAGGGAACTCCAGTATCTGGCCAACCAAACAAGGCCAGACATCTCCCATACCATAAATCACTTGGCCAAATTTCTGGCCAACCCATCTGCAGACCACATTACAGCTGCAAAGCATGTTTGGAGATACATTGCTGGAACAATTGACAAGGGCCTGATCTTCAGAAAGAACTCTTCACTGAGGCCTGAAATCTACACAGATTCAGACTTTTCTGGGGATCCCTCAGGCAGATCCACATCTAGGCTCCTAATCAAGATGGCTGGAGGCCCAGTAGCATGGAAATCTGCCCTCTAGAAGGAGGTAGTGCTCTCTAGCACTGAGGCAGAATATGTGGCCCTCACTGAATGCTGCAGAGAAGTGATGTGGATGAGGAACCTCCTGCAGGAGACTCAAAAGATGACAGGATGGAAAGCATCCCTATCCAAAATCTTTGTGGACAACCAGTCAGCTATCAAGCTTGTAAGGGATCACTCTAACCACAAAAGGACAAAGCATGTCAGGCTCAGGAATCACTTCTGCAGATGGATTCATGAGCAAGGAAGGTGTCATTGTGGTTGAAAATATCCCAACAACCCTTCAGCTGGCAGACTGGCTTACAAAGCAAAAGTCCCCAAACCACATTCTCTGAGAAGGCATTCACGCTGAGGCACAATTTCATTTGTCACTGGATACCATAGGAAATTTCATTTGTTCAAAGCACATTCATTTGTATTAACTTTGGGAGCGATCTGCCCATCCTGACCCATTCCTCTTGCACTTGCTGCACTGGTTGGGATGGAGATGGACAATCAAGTTGGCCATGGACAAGACCCAGAGGAAAGGAAGGTAGTTGTTTCCTCCTCCTGGATGCATCCCAAAGGTGTCAGACAAGCGCTGTGCAGGGTTTCTGGTCATCTGACCAGCGCGACGACCTGCCACAGCCAAACTAGTCCACTCCTTGTTGGGAAGATTCTTCTAGGCAACAATCTCGTTGAAGAGGCTCTTGTCATGGACCGCGACTTCCAGAAGCTTGGTGGCAACTTCCAGATTGACATGCTCCCTCTTGAGCTTCTTGGTGGAGTGCTTGTTGATGGCACGCTGGAGGGTCAGGAGCCCATCAATCAACTTCTCCCTCTCACTCTTGCCAGACTTGGGACTTGAGAAGTTTCCTCCTGTTGGCCTCTGACGCGGGTCATTGCCATCATCTCCTCCAGAATTTCCTCCAAAGACAGCACCTGAGTTGATGGGATTCCAGCCTTGGACCAAGGCCATGATGATCTGCAACTGTTAGCACTCAAGATCACTACTACAAACTGGGACACACAGCTCATACCTGGCAGCTCTGAAGAGCTGTTTGGGATGTTGgagtgtgtgtgtgtgtgtgagGTGTTGGCGGTGTGAGGAGTGGTGAGGTGGTTGGTGGACGGATTGGCACTGCAGATGTGGTATGAAGAGGGAAGAGTTGCTGGTACAGGATGCCTTTGGTAACAACCTCCGTAGTTGTGGTTGTCACGCCGCGCACTGTATCGATGACCACTACTTCGGGTCCTTGAGGCGCTCAGTCAGCTCGGAAAGACACACTGACTAATTCCACTCACCAACGGCCACTGGTTGTTTCGTTACTTCCGACCAGGTGACCACGAACTGCGTTAGAGGCGTGAATGTACAACACGCTGCAGAACCACAGCGGGTCGCAGAAGTTGTGAGGAAGTTCGAAAAGCCAGTCTCCTGGAAAATACCATCGTCTTTATCATAAGGCTGATAATACGTGGTGGCTGTCGTAAAGGGACAAGTTTCGTCGTCGATCGTGACTGTACGAAACTCGGTGGAGGTGATGGTGTATGAGTCCTCTGTTTGGTTACCGTAGAGCACAGGGCCTACTCCATCGGAGAAGCCAGAGGCGTGGACATATGGCTTCTTCCTGTTGTCTGATGGAAATCGTTCTCTCTGATGGAAATCGTTCTCTCTGATGGAAATCGTTCTCAGCCGAAGTCAAGGGGGGGTGGGGGCCAACAACCGGGTTTGCGTACCGTGTGAAGCATTTGCAGCGCCGATGCTGGCTGCTGCTAGTATCACTGCTGTCCGGACGAGCATGGAAAGAGAAAGCATGTCCAGTCGAGTCGAGATCATCTGCCTGCCTAGAGACGAGGCCAAACTGTACAAAGGAGATCAAGAAAGACGCTGAACTCGTGCGTAGATGATCCAGTCACGAAGCATAAGTGTAAGATGCCGGTGAACGACTGGGACGCCGGGATTGACGCTGTGCATCATGAGTCGACGATTGAGGTTTCCCATTGGAAGGCTGCGTAGAGGCCGCAGGTAGTGGACCTGCGTACCTTTCGCAGCGAGTCTGGATCTGGAGACAGGCCACAACAAAATCTGCTTCACTAGCTCGATCCTGCAGTACAGACCACATCACAACCCATCTAGCTCTACAAATCTTCAAAATCTTCCGGAATGCCGCGAAAATTGGACAGATTGTACACACTGACGGGTGCTCCTCGTGGTGCGAAGACATCGATGCCCATGCCCTCAGGTGATAAAGACATATCTGAATACATTGCTTCAGCCTTACTCACTTGAGCGGCACGTACTTGGCACGAAACTTTCGCGGCTGGCTGGAAGCTGTGCTGAACTTGGGGAGGCAGTCGTGCAGTTATCGTGCATGCACATGGCTAAAGGTATTTGGTGTTACTGGACGCATAGATGCCAGCAATCTGCACTTTCCTGCAGATGTTGTCCGCAGATCCTCATGACCATACCTGAACTAGGAATCTCGTCCGTCATTCGATGGAGCTTGGATCGTGGTGCCGCAGATACTACACCAAGCTCTGCCAATGGTGTTGTGTCAACCACCTGTGGCTAGATGCCACTGTACGATGTCTGTTGATCACTTACTCGGGGAAGAGCCG contains the following coding sequences:
- a CDS encoding Putative fungistatic metabolite, encoding MRTPILSAAFAASFSATVQAQQYSGDVIPNSLPNVPGSEATYFRIADPLKKNNNLTLTNYYSYGQNNKRIVEANVQRAVVMIHGLNRDPGTYMSNMRSALAQVTSDPNVNFDTVAIMAPYFANGDDKNTGFPWTNGLGAGLGSTSNALVWKGSQWSAGGNNQYPDSSKTTSSYTVLDQIIQYFDNPTLFPKLNQIVIAGHSLGAQTVQRYAALGNQLNTRTPVSYWIGNPNSYVWLSTDRPLPTGSCSTYDDYREGYNKFTDYPMTYGKSLVASGRAAILSNFNAKAINYARGTQDLGDDSSTCAPGTTGKDRNERFFNFIKAFPPSCSNPAGRNCDTVDFVNMGHDGGGMMASPAGQARLFLDNFYGNGSRAYDFGYPRQQAGDDPFPNPSLNTTSSSINNNTYAGNMTYWGCWSDQTQRTLTNMTYQSDANTIELCTQTCADGGNTIAGLEATNQCYCGTSLGYQAQQVVDSSCQYSCPGNSSQICGGYNRLSLFSSGRPKVLAAPSTPETVGDFYYASCYTEGANNARALTGKSTQGNFMTLDYCANFCSGYRYFGAEYGRECYCGNGFSNSPNRTADNDCSYLCANDSTQFCGAGNRLTVYQNPSWVAPSSVSTTTAATATSPGSPQSTGVSCPASNNAIVTSGGKNFTTECGVDHYAGDLTSLNVNSFQHCIDACAQNSQCVDVSLYGTACYMKSNVGAAIANDQIWGAKLQVSGSTSSASTTIGSSTTSTTASASNTAVVCPAADNTTIVSNGASFLVECGIDRAGGDMKSLGVSSFQQCIDACATTPGCVDVSLSGSACYLKSTLAAAVNNGGIWGAKLVTTSTSSSTSGSASSSSTSSTTGSGVTSSSVSPPSSSATPVTCPSSDGTTVTSNGVSFLVECGIDHAGGDMKSLGVSSFRQCIDACATTPGCVDVALSGSACYLKSQLGAAVNNGVWGAKVVTAPTSSSSGSVSSTSSSTSTSTASSSTTTSSEASSDSATSSSTATQPSATSSSTASTFSTITTTSSSITSTSSIQTSTSTSQAQALPSGFVSVGCFVDSNVRVLPKSRGSSNAQTPQQCAMDCQAQGYKYSGTEWSQECWCGNAAPKSSVAAPWSDCNMACKGDKTQKCGDSNRISVVQDTTWQQTFFARQSYNTWNLMSCYVDSGSSRTLSRGVSLSAFGGASNATISNCLDACAASGYTYCGEEYYSECYGSMTAPTANVAAGDDPLSAGCNYPCNGNKTEACGGSNRILVYINNGTSA
- a CDS encoding N-acyl homoserine lactonase, with protein sequence MYCILIDHPVEGCILWETGCGKDYPTVWGPQVADVFTRVKYEPRHELDAAIEATGHKLEDIKKIIIRHLHLDHAGGLDMFLDRKDVEVWVHDLELKSAFWSVATGADIGVYLKHYLRLDLNWKTFDERVMDFCQGITLHHLPGHTDGLIGMQINMPESGTFLFISDHCHVIENWRDGIPQGWLARDHPAWFRSTQRLKHIERLTRGKVIPGHDETTFLELQQAQQKQGGFFM